In Quercus robur chromosome 10, dhQueRobu3.1, whole genome shotgun sequence, a genomic segment contains:
- the LOC126703400 gene encoding ceramide synthase 1 LOH3-like isoform X1, producing the protein MGVLNSTSSINWEQESYPMPKDLVLVPLFALFFLSLRLFLDRYVFENLARQLIFGKRHAVLDNSTHDKRKKVNKFKESAWKCVYFLSAELIALSVTYDEPWFTNTKYFWVGPGDQVWPDQKIKLKLKGLYMYSAGFYLYSTIALVFWETRRSDFLVSMAHHVATVILITLSYIFKFARVGSVIIAVHEGSDVILEVAKMSKYSGFEGIASICFVIFVLSWTILRLIYYPFWIIQSTSYEVLLTLDMEKHKIDGTIYYYLFNTLLLCLLILHIYWWKLMVVMLVNQIHARGQISDDVRSDSESDTEHND; encoded by the exons atgGGTGTGTTGAATTCCACAAGTTCGATCAATTGGGAACAGGAATCATACCCAATGCCCAAAGACTTGGTTCTCGTTCCTCTCTTTGCTCTCTTCTTCCTTTCACTTCGACTTTTTCTTGACAGATACGTTTTTGAG AATTTAGCTAGACAATTGATATTTGGAAAGAGGCACGCTGTATTGGACAACTCAACACATGATAAGAGGAAGAAAGTCAATAAATTCAAAGAGTCAGCATGGAaatgtgtttattttctttctgcagAGCTTATAGCCCTTTCTGTCACCTATGATGAGCCCTGGTTCACTAATACCAAATACTTTTGGGTAGGACCTGGAGATCAGGTCTGGCCAGATCAGAAAATTAA ATTAAAATTGAAGGGATTGTACATGTATTCCGCCGGATTTTATTTGTACTCCACCATTGCTTTGGTCTTTTGGGAAACAAGACGTTCAGACTTTTTGGTATCCATGGCTCATCATGTAGCAACTGTTATATTAATCACATTGTCATACATATTTAA GTTTGCTCGCGTTGGTTCAGTTATTATAGCTGTCCATGAAGGAAGTGATGTGATTCTGGAAGTTGCAAAGATGTCAAAATATAGTGGCTTTGAGGGGATAGCAAGCATTTGTTTCGTTATTTTCGTTTTATCTTGGACTATACTCCGCCTTATCTACTACCCATTCTGGATAATTCAGAGCACTAG CTATGAAGTTCTTTTGACCTTGGACATGGAGAAGCACAAGATTGATGGaactatatattattatttgtttaatacTCTTCTGCTCTGCTTGCTCATTCTTCATATCTATTGGTGGAAGTTGATGGTTGTAATGCTGGTGAATCAAATTCATGCAAGAGGGCAGATCAGTGATGATGTTAGATCTG ATTCTGAAAGTGATACTGAACACAATGATTGA
- the LOC126703400 gene encoding ceramide synthase 1 LOH3-like isoform X3, translating to MGVLNSTSSINWEQESYPMPKDLVLVPLFALFFLSLRLFLDRYVFENLARQLIFGKRHAVLDNSTHDKRKKVNKFKESAWKCVYFLSAELIALSVTYDEPWFTNTKYFWVGPGDQVWPDQKIKLKLKGLYMYSAGFYLYSTIALVFWETRRSDFLVSMAHHVATVILITLSYIFKFARVGSVIIAVHEGSDVILEVAKMSKYSGFEGIASICFVIFVLSWTILRLIYYPFWIIQSTSYEVLLTLDMEKHKIDGTIYYYLFNTLLLCLLILHIYWWKLMVVMLVNQIHARGQISDDVRSDSESDTEHND from the exons atgGGTGTGTTGAATTCCACAAGTTCGATCAATTGGGAACAGGAATCATACCCAATGCCCAAAGACTTGGTTCTCGTTCCTCTCTTTGCTCTCTTCTTCCTTTCACTTCGACTTTTTCTTGACAGATACGTTTTTGAG AATTTAGCTAGACAATTGATATTTGGAAAGAGGCACGCTGTATTGGACAACTCAACACATGATAAGAGGAAGAAAGTCAATAAATTCAAAGAGTCAGCATGGAaatgtgtttattttctttctgcagAGCTTATAGCCCTTTCTGTCACCTATGATGAGCCCTGGTTCACTAATACCAAATACTTTTGGGTAGGACCTGGAGATCAGGTCTGGCCAGATCAGAAAATTAA ATTAAAATTGAAGGGATTGTACATGTATTCCGCCGGATTTTATTTGTACTCCACCATTGCTTTGGTCTTTTGGGAAACAAGACGTTCAGACTTTTTGGTATCCATGGCTCATCATGTAGCAACTGTTATATTAATCACATTGTCATACATATTTAA GTTTGCTCGCGTTGGTTCAGTTATTATAGCTGTCCATGAAGGAAGTGATGTGATTCTGGAAGTTGCAAAGATGTCAAAATATAGTGGCTTTGAGGGGATAGCAAGCATTTGTTTCGTTATTTTCGTTTTATCTTGGACTATACTCCGCCTTATCTACTACCCATTCTGGATAATTCAGAGCACTAG CTATGAAGTTCTTTTGACCTTGGACATGGAGAAGCACAAGATTGATGGaactatatattattatttgtttaatacTCTTCTGCTCTGCTTGCTCATTCTTCATATCTATTGGTGGAAGTTGATGGTTGTAATGCTGGTGAATCAAATTCATGCAAGAGGGCAGATCAGTGATGATGTTAGATCTG
- the LOC126703403 gene encoding protein CYSTEINE-RICH TRANSMEMBRANE MODULE 4-like isoform X1 — MSCFEQNQFEAATAIRPYAAAPPLIVIPMKDIHAYPQNSPLPPPSPPPVEIKTRGEEFWKGCWTDLCCCHCCLDFWF, encoded by the exons ATGAGTTGCTTTGAGCAAAACCAGTTTGAAG CAGCTACGGCGATACGACCATACGCAGCAGCACCACCACTGATTGTCATTCCTATGAAAGATATTCACGCTTATCCTCAAAattctcctcttcctcctccttctcctcctcctgTGGAGATTAAGACTAGGGGTGAAGAGTTTTGGAAAGGATG TTGGACTGACCTGTGCTGCTGCCACTGTTGCTTGGATTTTTGGTTCTGA
- the LOC126703403 gene encoding protein CYSTEINE-RICH TRANSMEMBRANE MODULE 9-like isoform X2, translated as MSCFEQNQFEATAIRPYAAAPPLIVIPMKDIHAYPQNSPLPPPSPPPVEIKTRGEEFWKGCWTDLCCCHCCLDFWF; from the exons ATGAGTTGCTTTGAGCAAAACCAGTTTGAAG CTACGGCGATACGACCATACGCAGCAGCACCACCACTGATTGTCATTCCTATGAAAGATATTCACGCTTATCCTCAAAattctcctcttcctcctccttctcctcctcctgTGGAGATTAAGACTAGGGGTGAAGAGTTTTGGAAAGGATG TTGGACTGACCTGTGCTGCTGCCACTGTTGCTTGGATTTTTGGTTCTGA